Proteins encoded by one window of Thalassoroseus pseudoceratinae:
- a CDS encoding 3-keto-disaccharide hydrolase, giving the protein MLRLVKLAGAVVVVMTASAFGFKEWKSGIEWPEPKVVDPGDAETPPSDAIVLFDGEDLSQWHNGTRWEIRDGYAISKMASITTKEKFGDCQLHLEFATPAEVKSQGQGRGNSGVYLMNRYEVQILDSYENATYHDGQCASIYKQYPPLVNACRKPGEWQTYDILFEAPRFDEHGSLTRPGYMTVLQNGVVVQNRTELLGGTSYIAPPKYTKHSDKEPISLQFHGNPVRFRNIWLRPLEARQPEYPTEG; this is encoded by the coding sequence ATGCTGCGTTTAGTGAAACTTGCTGGTGCCGTTGTGGTCGTGATGACGGCCAGTGCCTTTGGCTTCAAAGAGTGGAAGAGCGGTATCGAATGGCCGGAACCGAAAGTCGTCGATCCCGGCGATGCGGAAACGCCGCCTTCCGATGCCATCGTGCTATTCGATGGTGAAGATCTCTCGCAATGGCACAACGGAACCAGGTGGGAGATCCGCGACGGATACGCGATCTCGAAGATGGCCAGTATCACAACCAAAGAAAAGTTCGGCGACTGCCAACTTCACCTCGAGTTCGCAACTCCTGCCGAAGTCAAAAGCCAAGGGCAGGGCCGAGGAAACAGTGGCGTGTACTTAATGAATCGTTACGAAGTCCAGATTTTGGACTCTTACGAGAACGCCACCTATCACGATGGACAATGTGCGTCCATCTACAAGCAGTATCCCCCGCTCGTCAACGCGTGTCGAAAACCGGGGGAATGGCAGACCTACGACATTCTCTTCGAAGCTCCCCGGTTCGATGAGCATGGTTCACTCACGCGTCCCGGTTACATGACGGTTTTGCAGAATGGGGTCGTGGTGCAGAACCGAACTGAACTTCTCGGCGGGACATCGTATATTGCCCCACCGAAGTATACCAAGCACTCGGATAAGGAGCCGATTAGCTTGCAATTTCACGGCAATCCCGTTCGATTCCGGAACATCTGGCTCCGACCGCTCGAAGCCCGTCAGCCGGAATATCCGACGGAAGGATAG